One window of Candidatus Cloacimonadota bacterium genomic DNA carries:
- a CDS encoding GWxTD domain-containing protein, which produces MNLKTNGWIKPFIIISLILFPFLIGAETIEMHIDQNRFLDEHGNTVYHFNYKIPYNQIAFVEIDEGFLATVDVTISVEDEDGNSTVLNEFAHYIGVRDRETTFSRTQYYLDKIELTLSQEQSGINFLLDFKDRLTDYHFQWSNVLENLSSDSMISDLEFSSRIVKEPPSQGFEKFRRGDYQFYVDPLHIYERAHQDTIFFYYEIQNLFPAVDQFTYITETIRIFNELYDSTITNNIRGQGTTFDMIHQIPADTLGLGYYNIEVSVLDRVTNRQSMVSDYFVVSERIFTTQSLFADLEKEQQLIRYFLPSSRFRNWDNMSNEAKRNFIDRFWTLNDPNPQSERNEFIETVRERVNYANQHYSHFRDGWETDMGRIYIRNGEPTETEKNITDVDTRLTRKEYQIWRYRDLNMIYLFIDIQGNGNFRLIYSRNDDMEHTASNWTRFLGEDFDMSKLE; this is translated from the coding sequence ATGAACTTAAAGACAAATGGATGGATTAAACCCTTTATAATTATCTCACTGATCTTGTTCCCGTTTCTAATCGGAGCAGAGACCATTGAGATGCATATTGATCAAAATCGATTTTTAGATGAGCATGGTAATACTGTGTATCATTTTAACTACAAAATACCATACAATCAGATAGCTTTTGTAGAAATAGATGAAGGATTTTTAGCAACAGTTGATGTGACGATCAGTGTGGAAGATGAAGATGGAAATAGCACTGTCTTGAACGAATTTGCTCATTATATTGGAGTAAGAGATAGGGAAACTACTTTTTCCAGAACACAATATTATCTGGATAAAATTGAACTGACTCTATCTCAAGAACAATCGGGCATCAATTTCCTTCTGGATTTTAAAGACAGATTGACAGATTACCATTTTCAATGGTCAAATGTGTTAGAGAATCTTTCATCTGATAGCATGATCAGTGATCTGGAGTTTTCATCAAGAATCGTTAAAGAACCTCCTAGTCAGGGTTTTGAAAAATTTCGCAGAGGTGATTATCAGTTCTATGTCGATCCGTTGCATATTTATGAGAGAGCACACCAAGATACGATCTTCTTCTATTATGAGATTCAGAATCTTTTTCCTGCAGTTGATCAATTTACTTATATTACAGAAACAATTAGAATTTTTAATGAATTGTATGACTCAACAATAACGAACAACATTAGAGGTCAAGGTACTACTTTTGACATGATACATCAAATTCCGGCAGATACCTTAGGGTTGGGATATTATAACATTGAAGTTAGTGTTTTAGACAGAGTAACTAATAGACAAAGCATGGTTTCTGACTATTTCGTGGTCAGCGAAAGGATTTTTACAACTCAGAGTCTATTTGCAGATCTGGAAAAGGAACAACAGCTAATTCGTTATTTTTTACCCTCTTCCAGATTTCGTAATTGGGATAATATGAGCAATGAGGCAAAAAGAAACTTTATTGATAGATTCTGGACACTGAATGATCCAAATCCTCAGTCTGAAAGAAATGAGTTTATTGAAACAGTAAGAGAAAGGGTTAACTATGCAAATCAACATTACTCGCATTTTCGAGATGGCTGGGAAACAGATATGGGAAGAATTTACATCAGAAATGGTGAACCAACTGAGACAGAAAAGAATATTACTGATGTTGATACACGGTTAACGAGAAAAGAATATCAGATTTGGAGGTATAGAGATCTCAATATGATATATCTCTTCATAGATATTCAAGGGAATGGTAACTTTCGACTTATATATAGTAGAAATGATGACATGGAACATACGGCAAGCAATTGGACAAGATTTCTTGGTGAAGATTTCGATATGAGTAAACTAGAGTAA